From Apium graveolens cultivar Ventura chromosome 9, ASM990537v1, whole genome shotgun sequence, the proteins below share one genomic window:
- the LOC141685928 gene encoding uncharacterized protein LOC141685928, with the protein MSSQKVRSIKVPKFDKENYNLWKKKMILYLKAANPGYMEILNDGPHIPEMVDLDNERRTIPKPKSDWTAKEKELVSQDDSLQLILIDAMDSDTCHQILVCESGKHMWDTIELLMEGTEDVRENRLDMLTTQYEAFRSLPGEGVTSVYERLNRLLNEMSLYGKKYAHHEINRKFLLTLPSHLDNKAEIVRERVDFNTMKLEKAYG; encoded by the coding sequence atGAGTTCTCAAAAGGTAAGAAGTATTAAAGTACCAAAGTTTGACAAAGAAAATTACAatctatggaagaaaaagatgattctTTATCTCAAGGCTGCGAACCCTGGTTACATGGAAATTCTGAATGACGGCCCACACATACCTGAAATGGTTGATCTTGATAATGAACGACGTACCATTCCTAAACCAAAATCTGACTGGACTGCAAAGGAAAAGGAATTGGTTTCCCAAGATGACAGTCTACAGCTGATATTGATAGATGCCATGGACTCTGACACGTGTCACCAAATTCTTGTTTGTGAAAGTGGCAAACACATGTGGGACACAATTGAACTGTTAATGGAAGGTACTGAAGATGTGAGAGAGAATCGCCTAGACATGTTAACTACTCAATATGAAGCCTTCAGGTCTCTCCCGGGTGAAGGTGTAACCTCAGTTTATGAAAGACTGAATAGGTTGTTAAATGAAATGAGTCTTTATGGAAAGAAGTATGCACATCATGAAATCAACAGAAAGTTTTTGTTGACACTCCCTTCACATCTGGACAACAAGGCAGAAATAGTTCGTGAACGAGTGGACTTCAATACCATGAAACTGGAAAAGGCGTATGGATGA